The Spirochaetota bacterium genome segment AATTGAAACCCGCGGCGTACGCGACCGAAAGCGTGCTGCGTGCGGGCTCTTCCAGGAGAATTCTTTGGGATTCGAGTATCCGGTACCCGTTCACGAAGGTGCTGAAGTTTTTGCCGAACCGGTCGTTCAGGAATTCCGAAAGCTGGTGCGGTGTCACCTCGAGCGCGTCCGCGAGGCGCTTCAGGGAAAGGTCCTCGTCGCAGTAGAATTTCTCATCCTCCATGAGCGCGACGAGTTGCGCCCTGAGGACCCCGGTGTCCACGCCGGCCAGGTAAGTGCGCGGGGGTGAATCGCCCGAAGAGAGGTCGGCATACCGGAAGATGTGCGGATAGCGCTGGATGAGCAGGAAAATGACCGCGAGGCCGGCGCTCGTCGCCAGGTTTTCGAACATCGTGAACGCGGGGTAAGGGAAAAAGAGGGCGAGCCCGTTTATGATGACGATGAGGGCGATCCCCAGAATGCTGAATTCCAGGACGGCGATGCGCGCGTGGACGGGGTTCCCCGGCCGCAGGCGCCGCATGATCGTGAAAAACGCCGCGACGGTATAGGCGAGCACGTACAGCATCAGCGCGAGGAGCGCGTAGCGGTACGCGGCGTGACCGCCGCGCAGGAAATCCTCGACGAACGCGATCTTCTCGCGCGCGCTCCAGGTGAAGCGGTCGGCGAGAAGGATGGCGGACGCCAGGGCGGGGAGAAAATGCGCCCAGTCGCGGCGCGACAGTCCATGCGCGTCCCCGGCCATGCTCCTGGCGTGGAAATAGAGCAGGGGGCCCGCCGCGAGACCGGGGGGAATGTGCGTGAAATAGAGCGCGGCCACGAGCGGGTAATCCACGAACCGGCCTGACTCGAACAGGAAGATCAGGAGGTGCGCGTACCCGCAAAAGAGGAGGAACAACGCCAGCATGATCGAGCGAAACGATGGCCGGCGGACGAGAAGTCCCGCGGAGGCCAGCACGGCCGTCGCCACGGCGAAGAAATTAATCGCCTCGTACCAGTTCATTTCGAGCTAGAATCCCCCGCGGTTTCCTTCTGTCGGCGCGTACCGTGAATCGCGTCCGCGCGTATCGGCCCCCGAGATGCCGTAGGGTATTCCACGCTGCGCGGCGTATCGATTCACGTAAGAGTGCCCATTGAACTACCGGGCGCGGCACAAAGACAATTACTTTTTCGGGACGGCTGTGCGGCCGGGGTTTGCAAGGCGCGCGGTTTGGGGTTGACTTCTCTGTGCGATGATCCTATATTAAACAGCCTGCTGTGCAGATACACGGAACGGGCGGGCATCATGGGAAAGGAAGCTCTGTTCGCAATACTAAGAATGAGGTGCATCATGAGAAAACTGATTCCAGTGTTAACCGTTCTCGCCCTTTTCACCGGCGCGCTCGCCTACCTTGCCGTTATGCGCGATCCAGGCTACGCGGGCGACAAGGAGGCGATTGCGGAGGTGCTCGCCGCACACAACAGGTATCGCGCGGAGCTGGGCCTTCCGGCGCTCGCCTGGTCCGATACCCTCGCGCAGCACGCGAAGGCGTGGGCGAAAGAGCTCGCGAAGAAGGGGAGCCTGGTCCATGCGACCGGCACCGGCGAGGGGGAAAACCTGTGGATGGGGACCTCGGGCTATTTCAGCTTCACGCAGATGGTGGACGGATGGGGGGGCGAGAAAAAGTATTTCAAGTATGGTTCCTTTCCCGACGTGAGCACGTCGGGCAGGTGGCAGGACGTGGGCCATTACACCCAGGTAATCTGGCGCGGCACCACGGAAGTAGGATGCGGTCTTGCCAAGGCCGGGGGCAACGACATCCTCGTCTGCCGTTACAGCCCTCCCGGAAATTACATGGGACAGAAGCCGTACTGAATCAGGCAGTTTCCGCATCCGCGTTTCGCATGCTCACCGCGTCCCTCGCCGGGGTTATGCCGTAAAAGCGCTTATACTCGCGGCTGAACTGGGAAGGGCTTTCATAACCCACGCGCAAGGCCGCCGCATACGCGTTGAGGCCATCCTGCGTCATGAGCGCACGGGCCTTGTGGAGCCTGATGCTTTTAATATATTGAAGCGGCGATGCGTCGGTCACCGCCTTGAAGCTGCTGTGAAACGTGGAAACGCTCATCCCCGCTTCCATGGCGAGTGTCCTCACGTCCAGGACCTCGTCGTAGGATTCATGAATTTTGTTGAGCACGCGCGCGATCTGGAAGAAGCGCCGGTTGCGGTACGCCAACGCCCTGAGGGCCCCGCCGTGCTCGCCGCATAATACCCGGTAAATGATCTCCCTCACGATCATTGGACCCAGTATCCGCTCGTCCGCCGGGGAGGCAAGGGCTTGCAGCAGCCGCAGCACCGAGTCAGCCATGCCGTCCGTCAGGGGAGCCCCGTAGATCCCCATGGGAAGCGATTCCGCGTCATAAGGCGCGTTCTCCATATCCAGCAGCAACTCTCCCACAACCTGCGGGTCGACTGAGACGGTCAGTCCCAGGATGGGTTCATTGGGCTGTGCGATCGCCTCGCACTCGATCGGTAGCGGAACGGAGAGGACCAGGTAGTTGAAGGGGTCATAGGTGAAAATCTGTTCTCCCAGGAAGACACGCTTCATTCCCTGCGCCATGATGATGATCTGGGAATCATAGGCCTTGGGTGTACGCGGAAAGGATTCGTCGATCCTGAATAGCTTGACCCCTTTCACCGTGGAGGTCAGCACGCCTTCCCGAGGCAGATGGGACAAGAGCATCTCAATCATCTGCATGCGTTTCGTTTCATTCGTGTTGACGGCCATTTCTCGTTCTCCCTGTACGAATGTATCATAAAATCGACGAATAAACAACATATTTAATCCAATATTGTAGAATCAGGCAATGAACTGGAGGATCGGACATTGCCAGATTCGGGCGCCGGCGATATGTTAATTCCGTAGCGTTTCCGCGACTGAATACATGTGGTTTTATAACCGTGCCCCGGGACTGGACATGGGACGAACGGAGCATGAAGCAAATGCTGGATTGAACGGGAGTATAACTATGCAAAAGCGTATATTAGGAAAAAGCGGCCTGGAGGTATCGGCGCTGGGGCTCGGCTGCATGGGGATGAGCTTCGCATACGGCCCGGCTCACGACAGGAAAGAGATGATCGCGCTCATACGCGCCGCCGTGGAGCGGGGAGTGACTTTTTTCGATACCGCGGAGATATACGGGCCTTTCACCAACGAAGAACTTGTAGGCGAGGCACTGACTCCCTTCCGCGGGCAGGTGGTCATTGCCACGAAGTTCGGGTTCAAACCGGCCACCCCGGAGGAAACCCACTGGAGCGCGCTGGACAGCCGCCCGGAGCACATCAGGAAAGCCATTGAAGGCTCGCTCCGAAGATTGAAGGTCGACGCGATAGACCTTTACTACCAGCACCGCGTCGACCCGGAAGTGCCAATCGAGGATGTCGCGGGGGCGGCCAAGGACCTGATCCGGGAAGGCAAGGTGAAGCACTTTGGTCTTTCGGAGGCCGGGCCGCAGACGATCCGCCGCGCGCACGCGGTCCAGCCCGTCACCGCGCTCCAGAGCGAATACTCGTTGTGGTGGAGGGAGCCCGAGAAGGAAATACTACCGCTGCTGGAGGAACTCGGTATCGGCCTGGTGCCGTTCAGCCCGCTGGGAAAGGGTTTCCTCACGGGAAAGATCGACGAAAACACAACATTTGACAACGGCGACTTTCGCACGATCGTTCCCCGTTTCACCCCGGAAAACCGAAAGGCGAACCAGGTCCTGGTAGACTGGCTCCACGCGTTCGCGCGGGATAAGGACGCGACTCCCGCCCAGATAGCGCTCGCCTGGCTGCTCGCCCGGAAGCCGTGGATCCTTCCCATTCCGGGCACTACGAAATTGCATCGCCTCGAGGAGAACCTCGGCGCGGCCGACGTGGCGTTGGGCGCCGACGATCTCCTCGAGATCGAACGCGCGGCGTCAGGCATCACCGTGCAGGGGGCCCGTTATCCGGCACATCTTGAAAAGAGGGTCGGCCGCTGACCGGCGCGATGAACCATATAAGCCATGGAGGATGAACGATGACCAGGAATGAAGAATCGAAAAGAACATCGCCATCGGCTGCGCGGACGGGCCCATAGGCAAGAAGATGGTCCATGCCGCCCCCGATAATGACGACTACGCGACCTGGCTGAAGGGCGAGCCCTTCCAGGAAAACATGGTGGAATCGGCGAAGGCCACCATCGATCATTTCGGCGGAAGGATCGTCTTTATCAATGTGCTGCGCAACATGTCCGTTGACTGCGACTGTGCCGGCACACGCGCCGCCCCGGTCAAGGCGCGCGACCTGGGCATCCTGGCCTCCACGGATATCCTGGCCGTGGAACAGGCTTCCATAGATATGGTGTACGGGCTTCCCGAGGCAGAGCTTCACGACCTCAGGGAACGTATCGAATCCCGCAAGGGGCTGCGCCAGTTGTCGTATATGAAGGAGATGAAGATGGGCAACGGAAAGTACGAACTGATTACGGTCTAAAGCGGAGTCATGGCCGTCTACCTATACGGGGAACTCGCTCCAGGGTGAATGAAAGGCGCGTTCATCGCGCGTCGATCGGGTAAAAGGGTTTTGAAGGGGGGCATACATGAAAAATAAATATTTCAGCTTACCGGTAATTGCTGCCTCGCTCGTGATTATGGCCGCATGCGTGTGCTCCCAGGATAATCCGTTGGCATCGGATACGGTAAAGGAAGGCGAAAAAAAAGCTCTGCCGTTTTCGGGTACCGGAAAGGTCCTGGTGGTGTACTTTTCACACACGGGCAATACCCGCGAGATCGCAAATCAGATACACGGGAGGACAGGCGGCGATGTATTCGAGATCAGGGCGGTCGATCCGTATCCCGGGGATTACGAAGAGGTAAAGAAACGGGCGAAAGAGGAGCTTGGTTCCGGATACAAGCCAGCATTGAAGGAAAGGATCGGGAATATCGGATCGTACGATATTGTTTTTATCGGCTATCCCATCTGGTGGGGAACCTTTCCCGCGCCGGTGAGAACCTTTCTGTCGGAATACGATCTCAAGGGAAAAACGATCGTGCCATTCTGCACGCACCAGGGAAGCGGCCTGGGAAGGAGCGTGACGGATATCTCGAAACTCTGCCCTGGATCGACCGTGCTTGACGGTCTCGCCGTATGGGGACGGGATGCGCAGGGCGCGCAGCGCGAGGTATCCGTGTGGCTGGGAAAAATGCCGCCCGAAGTCACGGCGATAATCGACTTCAGGATGAACATTCGTCAGGATTAGATCATGAGGAAAAAATATTCGATGCAAGGAGCTGGAACATGAAAGCTACCGTTCTCTACGGTCCGCGCGACGTCCGTTTCGAAGAGCGCGAAGAGCCAAGTATCATAGAACCGACCGACGCCGTCATCAGGATCTCCGCAACCTGCGTGTGCGGCTCGGACCTGTGGCCTTACCGCGGCATAAACCCCATTACCCGGCCGACCCCGATGGGGCACGAGTACTGCGGCATCGTCGAGGAGACTGGACGTGCGGTTAAATCCATCAAGCCGGGCCAGTTCGTTGTCGGTTCGTTCGCCACCTCGGACAATACCTGCCCCCACTGCCGGTTCGGCTACCAGTCATCATGCGTGCAGCGGGAATTTATGAGCGAAGCGCAGGCGCCGATGCTGCGCGTGCCGCTTGCGGACGGAACGCTGGTCGCCACACCGGGCATTCCGCCGGATGACCTTATTCCGAGCCTGCTAACGGCATCGGATGTTCTGGGCACCGGCTGGTTCGCCGCCGACGCGGCGGATGTAAGGCCAGGCAAGACGGTCGTGGTCGTAGGCGACGGCGCGGTGGGCCTTCTCGGCGTGCTCTCGGCGAGGATCAAGGGCGCGGAGCGCATCATCGCGATGAGCCGCCACGAGACGCGGCAGAGACTGGCCCGGGGGTTTGGCGCGACCGACATCGTGACCGAGCGCAACGATGAGGGTGTGGCCCGCATAAAGGAGCTGACCGGCGGGATCGGGGCCGACTCGGTGCTGGAGTGTGTCGGTACCCGGGAAGCGATGCTGCAGGCGATACGCTGCGCCCGCCCGGGCGGATCCGTAGGCTTCGTAGGCGTTCCTCACGGTGTAGAGATCGACGGGCAGGAGCTTTTCTTCTCTCACGTCCGTCTCCACGGCGGCCCCGCCCCGGTGCGCCGCTACCTGCCGGAGCTGATCGGCCTGGTATGGGATCGGAAGATCGAACCCGGCAGGGTCTTCGATCTGACCCTGCCCCTCGACCGGGTAGCCGAGGGCTACCGGGCGATGGACGAGCGCCGCGCGATCAAGGCGCTGCTGCGCCCGTAACGGGAAGGAACTTCACGACCTCAAGGAGTGTACCGAATTCCGCAGGGGCCTGCGCACGCTTCATTATTAAGGATCGGGAGGACGACGAACATGAGCAAGAAAGTGTTAATCCTGTCCTCGAGCCCCATTCATCATGACCGCCGCGGATGCCGGCAGGCAGTCAATGGAAAGAACGATTGAAGGACTCCGGGGATTCACCACACTGCTAAAAGGATCGGATGAAAAGGGAATCATTTACGGAACAGGTGCCTGGAACAAGGGAGACATCAAGGGAAAACCCGCGATGAAGCAGGCGTACGAGATGGGAGCGGGTTTGATATGAAACGCGCTCGCCGGGAATTAAAATTATGAAAACAATATTTACCCTTATTGGATATGCTTTGATTCTTATTCATGCTTTTCTTGGAATTTGGTCGTGTGGGGGAATGCTCGAATGGTTTTTCGCAACTGTTCCCTGGAATCCATATAGTAATCCTGAGTTTCCGAAGTGGTTATTATTTATTCATTGGAGTTCCGTCCTTTTCGCTTCAATAGTTTTTATATACGGGTATTTCACACGCTGGAAAAAAACTCCGCATTTGATGGCAATTGCGTATGGACTGATGGCGCTGGTGTGTGTTATTGAAACTTTCGGTTATATGACAAATGAGAATAAATATCTGGCAATGGGAGCCGAATTCACCGCATATATTATTATTCTTATTATTATTTTAAACAATTTAAAATTCAAATCGCAGCATTATGGAGAGGACTATTAGCCCTCAGGCGCTTCTGAACATCTCCACGAGATTGTCCGCCTGTTCGGTCGCGGCAAGGTTGATCCCCACGCGTAGCGCGCGGAGCCCCTTGATTCCCTGGAGATCGTCGAGTACGAACTCTTCTACCTCGCCCTCAAGGTAGCCGCGCTCCGTGAGGAACTCGATGTACCGGCGGTATTCCGCGGCCTCGGAGGCCTGGGAGTACACGATCGCGATCCTGCCTATCTGCGTCAGCCGTTCCCCTGTGTCTTTCACGACGGCCTTGTCGATCCGCTTCTTCATGATCTCGTAGCGAATGTTGTAGGCGCCCTCGACGGCGAGCTTTTTCTCGTCGGTCTTGAAGACGAGGGTGAGGGGCATGTCCTGCACCACGACGAGGTGCGTGGTTTCCAGGCGCACCTTGAGGCGGGGCTGGAGCTCGTGCGTGAGGCGCGCGACCGCGACGAGCGTCATGAGCTGCCACAGGCGCAGATTCCGGAGATACATGCGGTCGAAGCGTCCGTCCTCGCACAGGGAGGCGCCGATATACATGTTCTGGTCCACGCCGTCGGTCGTGTTCTTGTCGTAGTAGTGGGGGAACATCGCCTGTGCCTCCGGCTGCACACGGTCGAGGTGGGCCGATATCGACTTGTTGATAAGGTCGACGCTCTCGTCGAAGTCCCTGCGTCTATGGTAGAGGGTGCCCGACTCCGCGTCCAGACGGGAATAGTAATCGTCCACGCCCGCGGCCGTATCGGCGCCGAAACCGCGCAGGTCGTCGAAGCTGGGCTCGATCTCCCTCTTCAAGAATTGCATGATCTCGATTTCGTCGCCGCTCACGAGTCCCCCCGCGAGCTCGCCCAGGAACGCGTCGATGCGGAAGCGGAATTCGTCCAGGATGGGAAGCGCGCGGTGCGCCGATGCGCTGTCGATGATGGCGCGCACGAGCGCGAGGTGGCTGCGCAGGTCCTCCTGGATCGCGGCGTTGCGCTGTGTCGAAGAGCCGCGGATGTCGCTCGTGCAGTAGAGCGGGTACACGCCGTCAAAGAGGATGGGCTCTATCTGCCCCCCTCCCTCGTCGGCGTGATGGTCGATCAGGTTCATCGCCGCGCGGCGGAAGCGCCATTCGATCGCGGGATGGATCGAGGTGAAATTCCCCTGGATGATCGTCTGCACCTCGTTGTCGAAGTCCTCCAGAGCGTGCGCAATCACGAGCGCGAAGAGCGGGAAGACGTCGTTCATCTTCATGAGGTTGAGCGGGTCGAATGCGTAGGGCTCGGGGGCGGAGAGCACGCACTGTCCCAGGAATCGGTCCTCCAGGTAAAGCGACTGGACCAGCACGGATTTCGCACCCTTGGCCAGGAGCTTCGCGTCCGCGTCGCCGTGGGCTTCGCCCGCGCAGTAGTCCTCGAGGTCGTTGACGAAGAAGGGGGCGCGCTGTCCGGCGGCCTTCTCGAATATCGAACCCGCGAAAAAGGAAAGCTCGTGGTGGCTGGAGTCCCTGTAGATACAGTCCGGCGTCGCGCAGTGCACGGGTGCCTCCGAGAGCTCGAGCACGCGGTCGTGGTGGACCGCCGCCAGCGACAGGATTACGCGCGGTTTGCGCAGGAGGCTTCGTATCAGGTCCTGGAGTCGCTGATAATTTTCCCGTTTCAGAATCGAGTCCTTGTCCAGGAGCGCGCGCTTGATCTCGGAGACGATCTCCTGCGCGGTGACATCGGTCTTGTTCACGATCGAGAAGCCGCGTATCTCGAAATGCGACGGCGGGATGAGCTTCATGAGGAGCGTGGTGTCGTTCAGGTTTTCCGATAAAAGCTTTTTCTCCTCGGGGCCAAGCTCCGGGGGAGGCGACACCATGATGACGCGCGCGAACCGGTCGTCGATCGCGGTACTGAAGTATTTCAGGAGCCCGTCGCCCGGCTCGCGGAAGCTCACGATCATGGAGCTGTCGTAAAACACCTCGAAGTCGTAATACTCCTTCAGGATGCAGGAATAGATGAAGAGGAGCACCCGGTACGCGACACCCTCGAGTTCCTCCAGGGGGACCTTGTCCATCGCGTCGCCGAAATACGCGCGGTAGCTGTCCGTCACGTAAAAAGGGAGGTAATCGCTAATAGGGCGCGCCGCCGCGATGGTCGTCGCCGACTGCGCGGGCGAGAACGCGATGCTCATGAGGTCCGCGATCGCTTCGGGGAATTGCTTCAGGGCGTCCTGGGCCTTGTCCGGATCCAGCAGGGGATGGTTCCCGTCGATAAGCGGCTTTATCCGCGCGTCGAAGATGTGGCGGAAGGGGCTCGCGGGGTCCACGGCGCGCCAGTAGTCGAGCAGGTACTCGAAGGTGAACTGCGTCCGGAAAGGGAACGCGTCCTGGATCGGGCAGTCGTTAGGGGCGGCTGGTGCGTGTTCGGACATGATTGTACCTCACTATTGATGCAGTATAGCCAACCAGACGGGCTTTTCAAGAAGAATTCATGCGCCATCAGGAAGAGGAAGCCAATTTACAATCGCCTTATTCATGATTTATTGGATCTGCGATGATTAAATTAATAGGATTGCGTTTAATCTTATTTTAATGTAAACTGATGCTCAATGTAATCAGGGCTGCGGGGCGGAATGATTATTCCGCTGACAATAATTTTTTACTGTATAATTGATTTCACACTTTAAAAATTTCATAATCACAAATATTATGTAAATTACTATAATAGAACCGTGCGGGACTGGAAAACTGATGCCAAAATTTCTTGATTTTCTTGCAATTGCTGAATTTTCACAGGTAGTTCTGCTGATTTTCATTTTGTTTGTTATGGATAAGAACAGGAAAGCAAATATATTCTTTGCGGCTTTTCTCTTTATTACCTCCTCCAATTTCTTCATACTTTATCTGCACAAATTGGATAATCAAATTCCAACATATATATTGGCATCTTTTGCCATACCTGGTATTTCAATATTAGGGGCACTTATCTATCAATATGTACTATTCATAGCCGGGCTTCTCGAAAAATTTGAGCTGAAACATCTGCTTAAATATATAATATTCTTCGTGTCCCTTGGCATTTTTATAATTGCAGCTCAATATTTCAATTGGACATATTTTGAGATTCCGCAGTTTAGAATTATAGTTTTAATTATTATAAGTGCCGGGTTTCTCAATTCTATTATATATATAATATACACCATAGTACTACTGAAAAGATACCATAATAAAATCGAAAACTATTATTCCGATCTTGAAAAGATGAGTCTCAATTGGCTTATGAAGATTACATCATTTTCATTCCTTGCCCTTATTCTCTGGTGTATTGAATTCCTGTCCTCTCAACTTTGGATTAACGCAAAAAACTCGATGATTTTTGCAATGAATATGATTATGCAGATCATAATTTTTATCACAGCGTATCATCTGATCAATCAGCCGGAAATTTTCAGGAAGAATATCGAAATTGGACAGGCTGTGGAGGGTCCCGATAATTCATCGGAATCTGAAAAATACTCAAGGCAGAATATTGATGAGAAGATGCAGGATGAGTACCTTGAGAAGCTGATCCGGTATATGAATGATAATAAGCCTTACCTTGAAGAAAGCATCACAATAAAGGACTTGGCGGAGAAAGTACAGATCCCCGCACATCACCTTTCAATAGTCATAAACAGCAGGCTGAATAAAAATTTCTACACATTTATAAACGAATACCGCATAAAGGAAGCTACCGCCATCCTTGACGATCCTGAAAATTCCGATGTGAGCATTATAACAATTGTATTCAGGACAGGTTTTAATTCAAAATCAACCTTTAACTCCGTATTTAAGAAAATTACAGGGCAGACCCCATCAAAGTACCGAGACAGGATTAATCTCAGGTCTAAACTC includes the following:
- a CDS encoding AraC family transcriptional regulator, with the protein product MNWYEAINFFAVATAVLASAGLLVRRPSFRSIMLALFLLFCGYAHLLIFLFESGRFVDYPLVAALYFTHIPPGLAAGPLLYFHARSMAGDAHGLSRRDWAHFLPALASAILLADRFTWSAREKIAFVEDFLRGGHAAYRYALLALMLYVLAYTVAAFFTIMRRLRPGNPVHARIAVLEFSILGIALIVIINGLALFFPYPAFTMFENLATSAGLAVIFLLIQRYPHIFRYADLSSGDSPPRTYLAGVDTGVLRAQLVALMEDEKFYCDEDLSLKRLADALEVTPHQLSEFLNDRFGKNFSTFVNGYRILESQRILLEEPARSTLSVAYAAGFNSYTSFYNAFRKSTGMSPGEYRKRNRRP
- a CDS encoding SCP-like extracellular, which codes for MRKLIPVLTVLALFTGALAYLAVMRDPGYAGDKEAIAEVLAAHNRYRAELGLPALAWSDTLAQHAKAWAKELAKKGSLVHATGTGEGENLWMGTSGYFSFTQMVDGWGGEKKYFKYGSFPDVSTSGRWQDVGHYTQVIWRGTTEVGCGLAKAGGNDILVCRYSPPGNYMGQKPY
- a CDS encoding AraC family transcriptional regulator → MAVNTNETKRMQMIEMLLSHLPREGVLTSTVKGVKLFRIDESFPRTPKAYDSQIIIMAQGMKRVFLGEQIFTYDPFNYLVLSVPLPIECEAIAQPNEPILGLTVSVDPQVVGELLLDMENAPYDAESLPMGIYGAPLTDGMADSVLRLLQALASPADERILGPMIVREIIYRVLCGEHGGALRALAYRNRRFFQIARVLNKIHESYDEVLDVRTLAMEAGMSVSTFHSSFKAVTDASPLQYIKSIRLHKARALMTQDGLNAYAAALRVGYESPSQFSREYKRFYGITPARDAVSMRNADAETA
- a CDS encoding aldo/keto reductase, which translates into the protein MQKRILGKSGLEVSALGLGCMGMSFAYGPAHDRKEMIALIRAAVERGVTFFDTAEIYGPFTNEELVGEALTPFRGQVVIATKFGFKPATPEETHWSALDSRPEHIRKAIEGSLRRLKVDAIDLYYQHRVDPEVPIEDVAGAAKDLIREGKVKHFGLSEAGPQTIRRAHAVQPVTALQSEYSLWWREPEKEILPLLEELGIGLVPFSPLGKGFLTGKIDENTTFDNGDFRTIVPRFTPENRKANQVLVDWLHAFARDKDATPAQIALAWLLARKPWILPIPGTTKLHRLEENLGAADVALGADDLLEIERAASGITVQGARYPAHLEKRVGR
- a CDS encoding flavodoxin; its protein translation is MAACVCSQDNPLASDTVKEGEKKALPFSGTGKVLVVYFSHTGNTREIANQIHGRTGGDVFEIRAVDPYPGDYEEVKKRAKEELGSGYKPALKERIGNIGSYDIVFIGYPIWWGTFPAPVRTFLSEYDLKGKTIVPFCTHQGSGLGRSVTDISKLCPGSTVLDGLAVWGRDAQGAQREVSVWLGKMPPEVTAIIDFRMNIRQD
- a CDS encoding IMP dehydrogenase, translated to MKATVLYGPRDVRFEEREEPSIIEPTDAVIRISATCVCGSDLWPYRGINPITRPTPMGHEYCGIVEETGRAVKSIKPGQFVVGSFATSDNTCPHCRFGYQSSCVQREFMSEAQAPMLRVPLADGTLVATPGIPPDDLIPSLLTASDVLGTGWFAADAADVRPGKTVVVVGDGAVGLLGVLSARIKGAERIIAMSRHETRQRLARGFGATDIVTERNDEGVARIKELTGGIGADSVLECVGTREAMLQAIRCARPGGSVGFVGVPHGVEIDGQELFFSHVRLHGGPAPVRRYLPELIGLVWDRKIEPGRVFDLTLPLDRVAEGYRAMDERRAIKALLRP
- a CDS encoding helix-turn-helix domain-containing protein, producing the protein MPKFLDFLAIAEFSQVVLLIFILFVMDKNRKANIFFAAFLFITSSNFFILYLHKLDNQIPTYILASFAIPGISILGALIYQYVLFIAGLLEKFELKHLLKYIIFFVSLGIFIIAAQYFNWTYFEIPQFRIIVLIIISAGFLNSIIYIIYTIVLLKRYHNKIENYYSDLEKMSLNWLMKITSFSFLALILWCIEFLSSQLWINAKNSMIFAMNMIMQIIIFITAYHLINQPEIFRKNIEIGQAVEGPDNSSESEKYSRQNIDEKMQDEYLEKLIRYMNDNKPYLEESITIKDLAEKVQIPAHHLSIVINSRLNKNFYTFINEYRIKEATAILDDPENSDVSIITIVFRTGFNSKSTFNSVFKKITGQTPSKYRDRINLRSKLVS